CCCATTGCTCGCGGAGGAGGCAGCGTTGGACGCCGAAGCGCCGGTGATCCCCACCGAGGAACACGCCATTCTCCCCCTCCCTCTCTCTCCTCCCCCAACCCCTTCTCTTTTCAGTAATTTACGATGGATTAAACAAGCCTGGaattgaagaaaacaaaagtactAATTTAAGgttcttttaataaaataaataaataaaaaaaaattttttccTTCACCTCTCCTCCACCCCTCGTCCAACTGCCCTCTTTATTAAGGGGCGCGTGGTTCTCAAAAAAAAGCCACCAATACCTATACCACCACAATCTTTCTGTGTTTTATTTCACAAATTGACCAAACCACCCCTACAATCCTAGCAGTTTTCCAGTCAACTTAGAGGTTAGGAATTAAGAAAGCTTATAAGCCTGAGGAACAAGGTGGGGACCCTTGTCTTATTACCTAGTGTTGGTGATCTCGATGTACATGCAGTGTTCCTATGGATTTCCGCCTGCGAACCTTAAAATGAAATCACGCAcattaaatcaataataaaaaaagctaGAAAATTAAGACGCATGCTCCAGAATATTCACCTAAATCTATTCATTTTTCTAGgatttcacgactcaccatacAATTCAAAGGAGCACCGTGATTGAGAAACAAATAAGCAATGCAGGTTctcggtatatatatatatatatgaagagagAACAAGGATGGGAATAAACAGTGAGAAcctttacttatatatatagaggaagTGAAGATGGGTATGGGCATAGGGGTTGAAAGTTGGAACCAAGACAAGGCCACGGAGCGGGGAATCCCAGCACGTGTCCTAGTGACGACGTACAAGGCCTTCCATATTTTCAAAACCTTAACTTGATTTATCTGAAATACCCTTTCCATATGCAATGAAATTGGACGGAAATACTATTTTAGGATATGGGATATTATGGTCATTCTAATCAATAGTAAGACAAAGAAGGttgtaagagagagagagagggtggcAAGTGTACGATCGCATGGCAGCAAGCCTCTGTGTGAGCACCACATCTCGGCTTCTCTTGCGGCCCATGGTTCCTGCTGGTTAGCGGTGATCTTGAAATTCCTAGTTTTACTTTTGAAAGAAAACGATGTGCTATAAATATAGgacaaacaaaattttcaaagctTGGATGTTATAGTCTCTAATTTTGTTGTGACTTGTGAGAGATGGTGATCTAATGTCTCACGTTCAGTTCATGAGCCCCGTGAGTTTAAGCTTACGTTAAATATCAGTTTACTGTGACTaacattacattttatttatttatttttacaaatattaacAAAACCACATATTATTGGAGAATATTATGCACTCCATTTTACACAATGATAGATTCAATTTTTATGTTATGCTCACGCGCAAAGGACCCAATGTTAATAGGTGAAAGTGTTGttgataaattttaataatatataatatgcataaaatatttaatgtattttctAATGTATTGTTATAACATGTATTAGTATTAGAACTTGCTATGAGTTGATTGGTTTTAAAATGTGATTAGTTATAAAGTGAAAGAAAAAGGTTTGGATAATGAAAAGGTATAAGATTGTagaataaattgataaaaaatttaaaaagaaaaagaaaattttaaaaataaaaataaaaataaaaaactaaaaattgtgAGTATAAGTTTTTTGAAATTCTAACATCATAGAGCCATGGTATCAAAGACAcaaatttcaacaaaaataaaaatatgttaaggAAATGTTTTTGTGGAAATATCATAAGTTTCTACATTggttcatttatattttatgtactTAAATATATGCAAACATTCCttgtaaaaatagaaaattaagcATCGAAGAAGATAATGAGACTCTGATCTCAGGGGTtgtcgttttttttttttgtcgtaGTTTCAGGTTTGTTACCTTATTGTCTTTCACAGCTAGCGGTTTGTTTCTTCTGTACGTCTTGTTATATTTGACTGGTATTGTTTTTTTAGtctttgttttggattactgTTTTCAATTTGTGTCAGTTTGCTGTTTTTGATCACCTATGGTACTCTCGTCATTTTTCCTTAATAGAAGTAGTTTATCCACCTAAAAAAAACCGCTCATTGTTACTTTACTATGCcaacaataaattattatatttttaaactttacTTTTTTGGTCCAATTGAATGTTAGTAGAATTAGTTCCCTATTGAAATTGTTAGGTCTGACGACTTGAGTTGGTATTATATGacaagtgctaagggatgacatGACAATGGAAGATGACGTGGCTATGATGACCTGGCAAAAAAAGAAATGACTAGGATAATAATGTGGCTAAAGTTTGGTGACATGGCATATGAAGATATGGGGCTTAAAAGATCATGATGAAGAGTATAATTAGATAATTGCCTCTCAATGGATCATTTGAtaagaactatttttggaaggAAGATCAAGGTAAAGTGATCTCATCAAAAAGTGTAAGTtttatcttaggtatgattTTCTCTATCATTGGTAAGATCCAGGATGAAAAACCATATCTTTGGTAAAACACCTTTTATGAAAGATCTATTTTTAAAAGAGAGGAATAATCTATTGttagcaagaataaaagatcatcatgaaaattgcatggagcttagtttggtatgaagctatttgaagacactaaCCAAGACCATAATTAGTAatacaatttgaaggaagatctaAAGCTAATTATGGATGaagctattcaaggagacaaatcatatatggaggattgattgaagattacttgagatttgattgaagatttgaagatccaagcatagATGACTGAAGATCATGCTTCAAGATATTGAAAGCTAAATttggatgagatgagatcaagtttagtaacaatatttccatgattggaccaaacttggaccaagtttggaaagaagatcggaaGATCTTCGGTGACCACCTTTGGTGATATGGTTGCGTGTGACTTGGTAGGCGCGTTTCTCGGGAAAGGAGACCTGCTGAAATAACATGAAGAATTAAGCggctgcaggcaggaggagctcgggacGAGTCAACTACTATGAAGCGGACTGAAGGAATCTGGAGGGTTGAAGGTGTCGCAAGTTCAATTGCAACTGACTAGAACttagtcatgttcagtaaggtgggcagtgttgcaactgggtgttgcaacatctaagtTTGGaaagtgtccaagttaggaaagctgcggagaattctaaaagaggaaggatCTAATGGACGTTGGtacgtctatataagatatcatgCTCGAAGATTTCGGATGAGCCACGATTGAGAGACCCTTCGGTGAGGGTTAAGGAGAGTAGCCATCGGGCGATTTTAAGAcggtattctttgtcttgagtgAGTAAGGGAGTGTTGCACTCTTTATTCTATCACTTCTTTTAGTGAATTGTTTTTCCGGGGTTGGCCTCTTAGATGTAGACAAGGTTGTGTTGAACTGGGTAACCAGCTTGtgtatcttctttttcttgcttgtgtgtgttttaatttcttgtgaGTTTGAGAGTTTACCTTACACACTTACCTCACCGGAACTAACAGAAATTATCATCCCATCCTTAAATGTTGTGACTGAAACTTTACTATCAGACCTCAGGGTTTTTTGTCGTATTTTCAGGTTTGTTATCATGTTGTCCTCCACAGCTAGAGGATtgtttcttctatatttttttgttatgtatGGCTAGTATTATTTGTTTAGTCTCCGTTTTATATTAgtatttttcaatttgtatatATTTGGTGCTTTCAGGCCCTATTGTACTGtcgtttttttttcctaataaaagtgtttttttaaataaaaaaagaaaacctcaCTGTTACTTTACCATGACAACAATAAATTCTtccttttaaaaactttatctTTCAATCCAATTGAATGTTAATTGGGTTAGTTTGCAATTGAAATTATGATCCCACCCTTGAACATTAATTGTGAGTGAAACAGTGCTCAATTTGGGGAGGCCCagtattataaattattaattacacagcaaataacaaaaacaaggtCATATACCATAACATGATTTGCttgaagaaatttaaaaaaaaaaaaaaaagtctatatataaaacttttcatcaaataattaactcaattttaaattttaaaatgaactTGTACTTAGCCCAAACTCATCTCACACTGATGAGAGAATAAACTCATAACATTGTCAAGGAGCTACCCTCAAATACCTAATAGTTGTTTGAGTATTTCGTAAAAGTTAGACTATGCAAATGTGattaaggataaaaaaaaagtataaaaataataaatgtctAAAAAATGTAATGAAATACCATAGGCTGATTCAAAACAtcgaaaaaaataacaaatagaaGGGataattttcacttaatattGTATGGAACTCTTATATACTTTCATAAGAGATATTTTACCCatattttacttattattaaacaataatagaTGGTTAATATTACTCAAagatatgtgtgtatgtgtgtgagaTTTTACAAGAGTGTTAtcttagaatatatatatatatatatatatacatataatcttGTTACCATATTAGATATTTTCAACTCATCCTGCACTTTAGAACAACTTTATCATCCAGTACATGAGAGTGATGTTATTGGTACTGGATTGACCATACATGCAAAACATGCACGCTTACAATACTAGTCTCAATTTTGGATCACTCAGATTTATTCAAGTTTGTCTGTGCATAGAAATCCAGCCAATGTCTTGCCAATTAAACTCATCTTTTTGGCCGTCCAATTCTGCATTTGTTTCATGATATTAAATCAAATGAAGTACTGACCATTAGTGTGTGGATTAAACAAATGCCAGCAAGAGCTCATACTGTTGAAAATCAGGTCAGGTGTCCATGTCCCTTCATGTTAATGTTGTGCAAACCATTTAGCTCATGTATCACGTTTAAGTAGCTTTAGATTTTGGCTTTATTTAGACTGGAGGAGGAGTTGCCATGCTAAACATGTGTTTTTAACTTAACTGATGAGCACTCAAGGACAAATCTTTTataaccatatttttttttttaatagtttgttGGTGTCAAGCCTGAAGGACTAGAAATACTCTTGCCAAATAAAACCTCAGTTGCATGCAAAATCTATCAATTTGACATGCTAGATAAGAAGATGTCAGAACTCAAATCAATCTTAATtagtttagtttaaattttttgttttgtaattttccaATTAAAGTTttgctatttatatttatttctgttattttagacacttccaatcactcttttcttaatttttgtccTTTCTTCTGTGATTAATACAATGAGGATTTTTTAACAATAGAAAAAACACACCCACAATCATCTTTCTAAATGAGTACTGTATAATAAAAGAAGATGTCAGAACTCAAATCActctttatttcaaattttatgtataataaaagaagcaagttcttaaaaaaacacaccCACAATCATCTTTCTAAATGAGTACTGTATAGTATGTATTAATTCATTGTATATGTATTCATTGTATATGGATTTAGCTTAAGTGacaaattaatgtttaataacaAATCCTTTATAGCCGTAGGTGTTTTGAACAAGGGGTTTGAGTGTTCATTGTCATCAATTTCAAATGTGAAGGATATTAATCATCCTTGGAATTAAAAGGAATTTCAATTTGACTCAAAGGTTCTATTAACCACATATGCTATACATATGAGATGTCAGAACTCCATTAAATCAAGACTAGAAATGTTTAGAGTTTggttatgtttttttcaatcaaaattttgttataattatctTACCAATAACCAAAACTCCCTATTATCTTTGCCTGACAATATTTCTACAATTCTGTAGTACAATCACCCTTTTTTTCAAAgtctatattaattttttttttagaaaaatagcTAAATCATGAtgcattaatattaataaacgaATACAAGTAGTAGTAAGTATctatattaaattattgtatatatatattcattatctGCATATCATATTTACCTATagtgttatttaaaaaatagataaatcacataaattaaaacaaacaaaaacaaaaattgcaaaGATTAGGCATAGGAGGGAcgaacaaaaaaacaatagataATCCATTAATTATATCTATTAATTACGAGACGCTATGAAAAAGTAAGAATATAACACATGCCACCAAAATAGTCAAGATACAGctataaaaagaaacatagacaAACACATAAACAAAAACAGTCGAAAGACAAAACACAACCCCAATGAAAAGAGAGCTTCACTCATAACGACaacaaactttatttattttatcaatctAAACTCATGTATATCAGTCATTTATTGACGAAATTGGGATTTTGACACCAACTTATATTATTGGACGATCTGccaaagaaaactaaaatttacAAAGTTGAGACCTCCTCTAAATGTCTGAAACGGTTCCGCCAATTTAATGCTTTCAGCATCTCAAGCTCCTGGAACCAAGtaagaaacatatgattattgattttaatgataattGAGTGACATTATAATGCAGTGGAGCTGAAATGTGACCAATTTTGTTCTAACTAAATACTCCAACATATAACcggataaaaatattttctaactTATTTAAATTGGAAAGTTATTTCTATTTATAGGAGGGCCAAACTCAAActtatttcaaaacaaatagaGGACGGGAGAAATTGAAGAAGAGATACAATAGTTCTCCCAGATTGGAGTGATAACTAGATAGTTGAACAATAAGTGGTCAATAATATTTACAAGTCTTTTTTGCCTTTACTGATGTATTGATTTATTGTATATACATATCGCAAATACTTAGTAAGAAAAAGTTTATAATAGTAAGGAGTTGTTTGGTTTATAGAACTTATATTAGTACTATTAATAGGATTATCATAAATGTTATTTCTAAGTTATATTACGAGAGTATACTTGATTTATATTTGGTTGACAAAATAATCATATGGTTGAAATATAACATTATCATATTGGATTAGGTGAGAATTTTACATTactaattataattttacttaAATATCCTCACTTAATATTTACTAAATAGAGAAAAGTTTAAAGCATTTATTATTGCAAATATAAAAGTTGTttcctaataaatattttttattattaaaaaatatattttaatattaaatctttgatctttattaatatataaatttcaaataattcattctgttaaaaaataataatctaaattcattattataaataaatttaatttttttcatccaatcttattatttaatttttcaaatattttttttatttccaacaaaatatttgaattttttttgtatttttaattttttttaaaaaaactaatattttagaaattatattgaatttgagaaacataatttaaaaaaaattatctcaaatatttttttatcccaacaaaatctttaaaagtttttattttaaaaatttataagaaataatattttaaaaattatatttaacttgagaatagaaaaaaaaaatttataatgctAAAGCCACTTGGTTCAAGTGGTTAGCGGCACCAAAATAAGTTTCTCATGTGGCATACAGAGTGATggagatttaaatttttatttaaaaattttattcatatgtGATGTCATAATCAACTCACACGCTATAGATACTTATGTGCTTGTCGTCacctttagaaaaaaaaaaaaaaggtaattttGAATATACATTAAACAACCaaatgaattaatataaaactaCATATTGTTAATGCATGTTCTAACTTCCTTCCGGCACCGGGATAATATATTACCAAAAAtaaggttaatttttttatgttcgTTGTTACCTATTTCAAATACGAAGAACGACAACTTCATGCTCaaaggaaaaaatattaaaaatagcataaaaatGTAAAGTGGTAAAAAAAAGAGCAACCCTCAGGATCGTAATCCCCATTCTGTTAACCCGACAAATTATCGGACCAAGTGGATAACTGTGATTAAACGGCCATGAACCTTCAGGATCTCGTGGTCAACGGCTCCAAACACGTCTCAGCCTACCACGAGTGCCATCAAGGAACCCTCTCTCGAGAGCCACATCTCTGTGAACCAGGCCCGGGGACTTTCCTGAGTCTCAAGGACCCACCCGCTCCGTCCCAAGGGTTGTTACTTTCCATGACTTCACAGCCAAACTTATATAGCCATCAATTCTTCTGTAAATAGCCGATGtggtactattttttttaagttcaaataacacatgattcaACTACTCCTAATAActactttaaataaataaacaaataaataaataaaattctttcTCTTATCAAAAACAAGAGCAAGATCTCAAGATCTCAAGATCTCAAGATCTCAATACACAAAACCTAACATCTCAAAAGTTGTTCACTTTTAACTGTCTCTCACATGCtttctatatatttatactacatattaaataaatccTCCCAACTCCCTCCTTATTTTAACACACTActaataacatattattattataattattattttaaaatactaataataatcttgattaaacttcaattagccAGCACTTCCCAAATGAGTTCCGGATCGAAAGAAGGAATCCTCTCAAGCGAACACTCATCGCCACCGTCCGATATCGAAGAGTATGACTCCGATTGACCGTCCGATGATGGTCTGGGCCCCACCACGATCTCGCCCGTCACCGCCTCGGTCATCTTCTTATCCTCCTCCGCTGCCGTGGCTCTCATCTCATCCTTCtcctttcctttctctttctcgCTTTGCCGTCCTCGCTTAGCTCTTCGTTGCCGCCCGATCCGCAAGCAAATGGCCTGGATCTTCGCATCGACGGCGGATCTTAGCTCTCTGAACTTCTCCGGGCAGTCTCCGGCCATCTCCGGGAAGTTGAGCCTCGCGTACTCACCACGGAGCTTGTACGCGGCGCGATCGTAGGCGTACGCTGCCGACTCCGCCGAGTCGTACGTCCCCAGCCAAACCCTCATCCGGTTTTGAGGCAACCGGATCTCAGCCACCCATTTCCCCCATTGCCGCTGCCTCACACCCCGATAAAGCTTCTTCTTCATGCCAGCACTGATCTCGATCCGCCGGCGAATCATCGCCGCTTCAGGGATGAATCGGCGCAGCAACTCCTGCTGACGAAGATACACACCAGATCCAACCGGTTTCGCCGTGTACGCTGTCACCGGTggcggcgccggcgccggcgccggcggGAGGTGGGAGAAGATGGAATCAAGGGCATTTGTCCCCGAAAGTAGAATCTCGGAGACGGCTGTGCTGATCTCGCCGGGAAATCGGTACGTCCCAATGGTTTCAGGACTTCCCTCCATTTTCCAGGTGAATTCCTCTTAAAATTTCTAGTTTCACAGAGTTTCAATTAGAAATTCGGAAGTGGGGAAAGCAGGGGCATTCCTGGAGTTCTTGATAGTTTAGAAATAATAAGATTAAAAGCAGAAGCGGGAAATATATAGGGCTTGTTCAAGCCCTAAATGCCCCccttttttttggaagaaaaaaaataataaagggaaAAGATTAGATGGGGATGGATGAACAAGTAGTGGGGTGTGCCGTGGGCGTGACGCGCACTTGAAATCTTcaaaagagagagatagagagagtaCTAAAGAGCATTAAAACCAAAAAGCTGAAAAGtaactttaattattaatgaTCCCCAGCCGTTCCGTGTGTCACATTTCCACACtaactctttctctcttctcttcttcctaTCACAGTATCACCcaactttttcatatttgtcAACTGTTAACCAAAttctagaaatttaattttatattacaaattaattttaatttaatatatatataattcttgtgttattattattattttataatacggACAAACACAAACATCCTATTGATCGTATCTTGCCAAAAGATAAGAGTATAAATGTCTTCAAATAATAACTCTTCGTCTGTGTTTGTTTttagaatataatattttgtaaaaaaaaaatctatattcaTTTACAgtaatctaaaaattttattattatgacagACACAAACGATAAATTTTTATTAGCTCATCCCAAAATATAAatgctttttattattatatgtcaATCATAGGTTGAAGGGagaatttaggtttttttttttaatattctattGTAACCCAAAATTTATGTTAGTTGGAATTTTGTGAGTTTGAGATgatgaatttattaataaaaatatcaaataggAGATATGATATCCACAACATTGGAAGATGTAGGTTATTAGATTGATAAGCTATGTGTTTgcactttattattattgttattattatttttgaaaatgcaCCGACTGGTTTTATTCAGAAACATAgactaataatatttaaattagctggaaagaagaaaaaaaggtcaTAAAAACCATACTTTCAAGGCGGTAGAAACAATAGTGATCCTGCAAGCAATGCTTGCTCTGATGCC
This genomic window from Dioscorea cayenensis subsp. rotundata cultivar TDr96_F1 chromosome 20, TDr96_F1_v2_PseudoChromosome.rev07_lg8_w22 25.fasta, whole genome shotgun sequence contains:
- the LOC120251689 gene encoding ethylene-responsive transcription factor ERF061; amino-acid sequence: MEGSPETIGTYRFPGEISTAVSEILLSGTNALDSIFSHLPPAPAPAPPPVTAYTAKPVGSGVYLRQQELLRRFIPEAAMIRRRIEISAGMKKKLYRGVRQRQWGKWVAEIRLPQNRMRVWLGTYDSAESAAYAYDRAAYKLRGEYARLNFPEMAGDCPEKFRELRSAVDAKIQAICLRIGRQRRAKRGRQSEKEKGKEKDEMRATAAEEDKKMTEAVTGEIVVGPRPSSDGQSESYSSISDGGDECSLERIPSFDPELIWEVLAN